From the Cannabis sativa cultivar Pink pepper isolate KNU-18-1 unplaced genomic scaffold, ASM2916894v1 Contig2, whole genome shotgun sequence genome, one window contains:
- the LOC115715663 gene encoding NDR1/HIN1-like protein 26 has translation MSIISVKSPKHCGKQGVNVEKAYKKLVCAGSALFTTILSIILLVWLILHPTKPEFSLKEADIYLLNLSNVNLLNSSIQLTLFSKNPNQKIGIYYDELQVYATYKGQQITLYTSLPPFYQGHEDTNLLSASLVGIGLPVAPSFGYEVERDKNVGRLVLNLKLNARLRWKVGTWVSGKYRLNVNCVAVMAFGPSLSTGKQGTQCSTSV, from the coding sequence ATGTCTATAATATCTGTAAAATCGCCTAAACACTGTGGCAAACAAGGAGTGAATGTTGAAAAGGCTTACAAGAAGCTTGTCTGTGCTGGCTCTGCTCTATTCACTACAATCCTCTCCATAATACTCTTAGTTTGGCTAATCCTTCACCCAACAAAGCCTGAGTTTTCACTCAAAGAAGCTGATATTTACCTCTTAAACCTCTCAAATGTTAATCTCCTCAACTCATCAATCCAACTCACTCTATTCTCTAAAAACCCGAATCAGAAAATTGGTATTTACTACGACGAGTTACAAGTTTATGCCACTTACAAAGGCCAACAGATTACTCTTTACACTTCTCTTCCTCCTTTCTACCAAGGACATGAAGATACTAATCTCTTATCAGCTTCTCTGGTGGGAATTGGCTTACCTGTTGCACCTTCCTTCGGTTATGAAGTAGAGCGCGATAAGAATGTTGGAAGATTAGTTCTGAATCTTAAACTCAATGCCCGTCTTCGGTGGAAGGTAGGAACTTGGGTCTCTGGTAAATACAGGTTGAATGTAAATTGTGTTGCTGTTATGGCTTTTGGACCTTCTCTTTCGACCGGTAAGCAAGGGACTCAATGTTCTACTTCGGTTTGA
- the LOC133033046 gene encoding uncharacterized protein LOC133033046, producing the protein MSPPHSHQPIRNCHLNLPHKLPTLPDLFLTAISVCFLYSKQQPLPPILSFPFCPRRFLKIPTMSLNHRTAATTVARFANPKSLSEWLKPRLPSDSFASWGVKPGTKNVHNLWLELSEGETSLADSSPPVRTVQVVTVRILDDDRRVLIESHQELSDGTVRSRERPLSEKMKPFEDIESAVVRAVEEELGSVVNGSSAVRIVPGSYRKTVEERNSVSYPGLPARYELHSVEAFVDGLPDGEFCTVEDGEYKDCENSRVADEAVSVKKHFWRWVSDDSVKP; encoded by the coding sequence atgtcACCTCCGCACTCTCACCAACCAATCAGAAACTGCCACCTCAACCTCCCACACAAACTCCCAACCTTACCCGATCTTTTTCTCACAGCTATCTCCGTTTGTTTTCTCTACTCAAAACAACAACCTTTGCCCCCAATTTTATCTTTCCCATTTTGCCCTCGTCGTTTTCTCAAAATTCCAACTATGTCCCTAAACCACCGGACCGCTGCAACAACCGTCGCTCGCTTCGCAAACCCTAAGTCCTTATCGGAATGGCTCAAGCCAAGGTTACCCTCCGACTCCTTCGCCTCATGGGGAGTTAAGCCCGGAACGAAGAACGTTCACAATCTCTGGCTCGAACTCTCCGAAGGCGAAACCTCTCTCGCCGATTCCTCTCCTCCGGTTCGTACAGTTCAAGTCGTCACAGTTCGAATTCTCGACGACGATCGTAGGGTTTTGATCGAGTCTCATCAAGAGTTATCTGACGGTACCGTTAGAAGCCGTGAAAGACCGTTATCTGAGAAGATGAAGCCGTTTGAGGATATTGAATCGGCTGTGGTTAGGGCCGTTGAAGAAGAGCTTGGTTCGGTTGTTAATGGTTCTTCTGCTGTGAGAATCGTTCCTGGGTCGTACCGGAAGACGGTGGAGGAACGGAATTCGGTTTCGTACCCGGGTTTGCCTGCTCGGTATGAATTGCATTCGGTGGAAGCTTTTGTCGATGGTCTTCCTGATGGAGAATTTTGCACGGTGGAGGACGGTGAATACAAGGATTGTGAAAATTCTAGGGTTGCAGATGAAGCTGTGTCTGTAAAAAAGCATTTTTGGAGATGGGTTAGTGATGATTCGGTTAAACCTTGA
- the LOC115716803 gene encoding protein TRANSPARENT TESTA GLABRA 1, with amino-acid sequence MENSTQESHLRPDNSVTYDSPYPMYAMALSSTQTQTRNHRIAVGSFIEEISNRVDILSFDPETLTLNSQPSLSFDHPYPPTKLMFHPSTLQKSSDILASSGDYLRLWEVRDNSIEPISVLNNSKSSEFCAPLTSFDWNEIEPRRIGTSSIDTTCTIWDIDKGVVETQLIAHDKEVYDIAWGEARVFASVSADGSVRIFDLRDKEHSTIIYESPQPDTPLLRLAWNKQDLRYMATILMDSNKVVILDIRSPSMPVAELERHRAGVNAIAWAPQSYRHICSAGDDSQALIWELPTVAGPNGIDPISMYSAGSEINQLQWSAAQPDWIAIAFSNKMQLLKV; translated from the coding sequence ATGGAGAATTCCACCCAAGAATCCCATCTCAGACCCGACAATTCGGTAACCTATGATTCCCCTTACCCAATGTACGCCATGGCTCTTTCCtcaacccaaacccaaacccgaaaccACCGAATCGCTGTCGGAAGCTTCATCGAAGAAATCTCTAACCGTGTTGATATTCTCTCCTTCGACCCAGAAACCCTAACCCTAAATTCCCAACCTTCGCTTTCCTTCGACCACCCATACCCTCCCACGAAGCTAATGTTCCACCCTTCTACACTCCAAAAATCATCCGACATTCTCGCCTCCTCCGGCGATTATCTCCGACTCTGGGAGGTTCGTGATAACTCGATCGAACCCATCTCTGTTCTCAACAACAGTAAGTCCAGCGAGTTCTGTGCTCCCTTGACATCTTTCGATTGGAACGAGATCGAGCCTAGGAGAATTGGAACTTCTTCTATCGATACCACTTGTACAATTTGGGATATTGATAAAGGAGTGGTTGAAACTCAATTGATTGCTCACGATAAAGAGGTTTACGATATAGCTTGGGGTGAAGCAAGGGTTTTTGCTTCGGTTTCGGCTGATGGGTCAGTCAGAATTTTTGATTTGAGAGATAAAGAACACTCCACAATCATCTATGAGAGTCCTCAACCTGATACCCCTTTGCTTAGATTGGCTTGGAATAAGCAGGATTTGAGGTATATGGCAACAATTTTGATGGATAGTAATAAAGTTGTGATCTTGGATATTAGGTCTCCTAGTATGCCGGTGGCTGAGCTAGAGAGACACCGTGCTGGAGTTAATGCTATTGCTTGGGCTCCTCAGAGTTATAGACATATTTGTTCAGCTGGGGATGATAGTCAAGCTCTTATTTGGGAGTTACCTACTGTGGCTGGACCTAATGGGATTGATCCCATTTCTATGTACTCTGCTGGCTCTGAAATTAACCAGTTGCAGTGGTCTGCTGCTCAGCCTGATTGGATTGCCATTGCTTTTTCTAATAAGATGCAGCTTTTGAAAGTTTGA
- the LOC115717174 gene encoding RING-H2 finger protein ATL54-like: protein MGLPYLSLIRRSNSIVTTLKLFHHQITNATSKFYSSPLFSHLKHFLTLINFFNNTINHDYDHDDQNDDHRPPPSLVAVPAVFFITAGESIKKRIPMMPYNTLLEKSNIGSSPPSPSSSCNYCIVCMNEIEGKEEVRVPINCCHVFHKECLDAWVDQGQPSCPLCRSKLLAQNQDDDDDDPWRKERMMYLFGDDYLFGHHN from the coding sequence atggGTTTGCCATACTTGAGTCTTATTAGAAGAAGTAATTCTATTGTAACAACTCTAAAACTCTTTCATCATCAAATCACTAATGCTACTTCTAAATTTTATTCTTCTCCTCTATTTTCCCATCTAAAACACTTTCTCACActcataaatttttttaataatactaTTAATCATGATTATGATCACGATGATCAGAATGATGATCATCGTCCGCCTCCTTCATTGGTGGCAGTCCCGGCCGTGTTTTTCATCACGGCCGGGGAGTCAATCAAGAAGCGAATTCCAATGATGCCCTACAACACCTTGTTGGAGAAGAGTAACATTGGATCATCACCaccatcaccatcatcatcatgtAATTATTGCATTGTGTGTATGAATGAGATAGAGGGTAAGGAAGAGGTGAGAGTGCCAATCAACTGTTGCCACGTGTTCCACAAAGAGTGTTTGGATGCTTGGGTTGACCAAGGTCAACCTTCTTGTCCTCTTTGCCGATCCAAGTTGTTGGCACAAAatcaagatgatgatgatgatgatccatGGAGGAAGGAGAGGATGATGTACCTTTTTGGAGATGATTATCTCTTTGGTCACCACAATTAA
- the LOC115716504 gene encoding uncharacterized protein LOC115716504, translated as MEWIKLCLGFEGLFIVEAQGRSGGLAFLWRWQSEGRVVGYSKNHIDVEIQREGEVAWRFTGLYGEPDRSLRWKTWNLLRELSSTSDLPWCVMGDMNNLLHLTEQRGGHLYPRNLMDGFAQALLDSNLTDMELLGYQFTWERGRGSPSWIESKLDRALFTPSWAQVFTSALLHNFEFSSSDHSPLLLEPIVAPPSSQFRHFRFENAWFKEPMCLEIIKSQWAEGVNLSQKLQNCAMSLAEWGKSITGNFGKRLKEYQREIFWKQRSKQFWLKEGDKNSKYFHVSASTRKKKNQILKLRNDSDEWVDWDHGLSDLIGEYYASLFTASNSSCPKVIDCILPSISAQQNEDLMMPVTREEVKCAVFQMHPDKSPGPDGMTPAFFQKSWSIVGDEVVRLVQNFLSLDSLEDIGKGTNMVLISKKGNPEKLTDLRPIALCNVLYKVITKVIASRLKPMLDGIISAP; from the exons ATGGAATGGATTAAACTTTGTTTGGGCTTTGAAGGCTTATTTATTGTAGAAGCCCAAGGGAGAAGTGGTGGGCTGGCCTTTTTGTGGCGTTGGCAGAGTGAGGGTCGGGTAGTGGGCTACTCAAAGAATCATATTGATGTTGAAATTCAAAGGGAGGGTGAGGTGGCTTGGCGTTTCACGGGGTTGTATGGTGAACCCGATCGAAGCCTAAGGTGGAAAACATGGAATCTTCTCAGGGAGCTATCTTCAACTTCGGACCTGCCCTGGTGCGTAATGGGAGATATGAACAATTTACTCCACTTAACAGAGCAACGTGGTGGTCATCTGTATCCCAGGAACTTGATGGACGGCTTCGCACAAGCTTTGTTGGACAGCAACCTGACGGACATGGAGTTGTTGGGTTATCAATTCACGTGGGAAAGGGGAAGAGGCTCGCCATCATGGATCGAAAGCAAGCTTGACAGAGCTTTGTTCACTCCTAGTTGGGCTCAGGTTTTTACTTCAGCTCTTCTTCATAACTTTGAATTTTCATCTTCTGATCATAGTCCATTATTACTTGAACCTATTGTGGCTCCCCCGTCTTCCCAATTTCGGCATTTTCGCTTCGAAAATGCTTGGTTTAAAGAACCTATGTGTTTGGAGATCATTAAATCTCAATGGGCCGAGGGTGTCAATTTGTCTCAAAAGTTACAAAATTGTGCTATGTCTCTTGCGGAATGGGGTAAATCGATTACTGGGAATTTTGGCAAAAGATTGAAAGAGT ACCAAAGAGAAATTTTCTGGAAGCAAAGGTCAAAACAATTTTGGCTAAAAGAGGGCGACAAAAATAGCAAGTATTTCCATGTATCGGCTAGTACACGAAAGAAGAAGAACCAGATTTTGAAGCTGCGTAATGATAGTGATGAATGGGTAGATTGGGATCATGGCTTATCGGATTTGATTGGGGAATACTACGCTTCTCTTTTTACTGCTTCAAACTCATCGTGTCCTAAAGTCATAGATTGCATTTTGCCATCTATTTCGGCTCAACAAAATGAAGACCTCATGATGCCGGTTACGAGGGAAGAGGTGAAGTGTGCGGTTTTTCAAATGCACCCGGATAAGAGTCCAGGTCCGGATGGAATGACACCAGCCTTTTTTCAAAAAAGTTGGTCTATTGTTGGGGATGAGGTGGTTCGGCTGGTACAGAATTTTCTTAGTCTCGACTCTTTGGAGGATATTGGCAAAGGGACTAACATGGTGCTTATTTCAAAGAAAGGGAACCCAGAGAAATTGACGGATCTTCGCCCTATTGCTCTATGTAATGTACTCTACAAGGTCATCACAAAAGTAATTGCAAGTAGACTAAAGCCTATGTTGGATGGTATTATCTCAGCCCCGTAG